CTCGAACGATCGAGGATGCGTTTGCAAAGCGATGCGATGCCGGGTTCATCGTCGACGACAAGGATCGAAATAGGCTTCATGTTGGAGTATCCGTTTTCATCTCAAGCGGTTTCAATTTCCCACCGGTAGCCAGACCGTGAATTTCGCTCCCTTGCCGGGTTCGCTTTCCACATCGATATATCCGCCATGGTCGGTGACGATCCCATAGGTGACGGACAATCCCAACCCTGTGCCGCCTCGGTCGCCGCGGGTGGTGAAGAATGGCTCGAAGATGCGGGTCAGTTCATCGGGCGAAATGCCCACGCCGGTATCGGTCACAAATAAGGTGACGCCTTTGTGATGATGTCGCTTGGATATCTTTGTTTCGATCTCCAGTTTGCCGCCGTCGGGCATGGCTTGCAGAGCGTTGTGGACGAGGTTGAGCGCCACTTGCTTGATCTGGTTGGCGTCTACCATGATCCACGGCAGACTGGGGTCAAGTTGAAGCGAAAGTCGAACCCCGCTGGTGTGGAGGAGATGCCGACTCAACGCAACCACATCCTCGACGATCTCGTTGAGCGATGTCTTGGCGCGCGCGCTTTCGCTTTGGCGCGAAAAATCCAACAGGCGGCGCACCACATCGCGCGCGCGATGCGCTTCTCGCACTACGAGATCGAGGTCTTTGCGCGCCTGGCTGTCTGAAGGCGTCTCCTCAAGAGCAAGTTCGGCAAAGCCGGTCACTGAGGTGAGCGGGTTATTAAGTTCGTGCGCGATGCCTGCCGCCATTTCGCCGACCGCCGCAAGTTTAGCGGCTTGCACGAGGCGGCTTTCCGTTTTGCGTTGCGCCTCCATGCGTTCGCGCAGTTCGCCCTGCGTCGAGCGCAGTTCGCCGATCGTCGCTTGGAAGCGCTGGTATTGATCTGCGCTGGTGATGACGCTGGCAAGGATGCCCGCGAGCGATTCAAGCGCCATAAAATCATTATGCGTGAACGCGTTGCTCGAACTGCTTTCCACATCGATGATGCCCAATACTCTTTCGCCGTCTCGGATTGCCACGCACATTTCAGATCCCGCTTCCCAGCCATGGAGCGAGCGGTACCGGCTGTCCTGCGCCACATCGTTGGAGACTAAACTCTCTCCGGTTTCGAAGACGTGCCCGGTGATGCCTCCGCTAATGGGGTATTCGAAGGATTTCATCGCGCGTCGCACCACATTTTGGCTGGTTCCGCCAAACCCGCCGATGGTCAACGCTCCCTGCGCGTCGGCGATGAAGACCGCCGCAAGTTCGTAGGCGAAGTATCGGGCGAGCAATTCCGCCGAGATCTCCGCCACTTGCCGGGCGTCTGTCAAGCCGATCACCTGTTGCACCACCTCGTGGATCAACCCAAGATTTCGGGCGCGTCCCTCCGCTTCTTCGCGCAGCCGCGAGTAGTCAACGAGGCTGGCGAGATGACTGGCAATGACCGCCATGAGGCTCTCGTCGTAAAAATCGAACGCTTCGTTTTTCGCCGCTTCCACGCACAACATGCCGATCGTTTGCCCGCGAAACCGCAGAGGAAAGTACAAGCCGGACGCCGCTCCTTTGTGCACCGGCGTCACCTCTTTGAGTTGAGGATCGCCCAGCCTTGCCTTTTGTTGTTGACCCAGCAGTGTGGCGTACTTTTCCTCTTGCGCATTGCGGATGGATGAGTTCATGTTGCCGTCTTGCGATCGATATTCATGGATCAACCGATTATCGGAGGAAAGCAGGAAGAGCGCGATCAGTTCCGTTCCGAATCCTCTGGCAAGCAGGGCAAACATGCGGCGCGCGATCTGGTCGAGGTTGCGCCCCGATGATACGGTGAGGGCGAAATCGTTCAGCATGGCGAGACGGCGCAAGTGGCTCGCCATTTCCGCAAAAGTAATGATGGTCTCGATCACAGGCGCAGACTGGGTGACGAGATCGATCAGCCGGTTCCACTCGTCGTGTTTGAAGATGCTTGTCCGCCAGACTGCGAGACTGCCGATCACCCGTTGGCCGATCACGATGGGAATACATGCCCAAAGCTTTGTATTACTCTTTAGCCCCTTGTGTGGGATTTCAGCCCAGAGCGCGTCGTCGCGATTAACCACCATTGGGGTGAGGTTGCGATTCATGCGGCGAAGGAGCGGATTGGCGTCGATTAAAAGATCTGTGTCGGCGAGGTGGGGCGCGTTCCATTGCGCGCGGATTTCGAGCGAGTCGCCGCGACGGACAGCGAGCCAGGCTCCCTGAACAGCAACGAGGCGTATAAACGAGGTGAGCGCCCGGTCCAGGGCGCGAGGCATATCAAACGGGTTTTCAGAATCCAAGTCGGGAACCAGAAGCGACGCGGCTACGGATGCGGTGGCAGAGGTGTCGGCAGTTGATTTGTTTCCGTTCATGCCAAACGCGATCAGCCGCCATAGTCGTTGTGAGGCGCTAGAGAGTTGGTTTGCGCCCACAAGAATCACGCGGGTTGCCTCAACCAGCGGGAAGGCGTTTAACCGTCCTGTTTCGAGCCCGCTGGATTCGGGAAGCGAGACTGAACGGCTTTGCCTGCCGCTCACCGCGCCGCATAGCCACGAGTCCACCTCTGCTTTGGAGAGAAATTCGAGCAACGACGCTTGATTCTTTTTCGGAAGATGGTGGCTTTCAAGGATGTGCCACGACCCCGCCTCGCGCTCGACCAACGCGCTCCAGGCTGTTTCCTCGGCGAGTTGGCCGGCTTCTTTGAGTTGAAATTCGATATTGCTTTGGGAAGGCATCTTGAATGAATTATACAGCAGGATAGCGGATGGAATCTCATCGGGTCTCTGGGAATGACTGCGCTGGCGAACTGTTTGGAGGCTGATAAACGCAGGTGATCGCGGGAATTTCAAAAAGCAAGCGAAAAAAGTTTTGGTTCTACCGCTTTTAACGGGAAACCATTTTTCAAACACAAAGGACACGACGGTCACAAAGGAAAAACACAAGGAATCTAGTACTCTGTCAAGCGTATTTTGATGGGTGAAGGATGCCATTTCGTGAGCAAATTTCAAAACTCGACCCGTCAATTCATGGTTGACACGCTACTAGGCTCTTTTCCCCCCCTTTTGTGTACTTTGTGTCCTTCGTGGTGAGGCTCTTTCCCGTTGATTACGGGACCCCCAAAGTTTTTTGTCGGTGTTTTCAGCGTCAATCTGCGTCGAACGATCAGGCAGGTATCGAGCAACTCCCTTAGAGGCAATCTCAACGCGCGTGGGATGGTAGAATCGTTGTCATGACAGATCTAATTGTAGTAGGCGGCGGGCTGGCAGGGAGCGAAGCCGCCTGGCGCGCCGCGCAACGCGGCTTGAACGTAAGGCTGTATGAGATGCGTCCAACTTTGCAAACAGGCGCCCATCAAACACAAGATTTGGCGGAACTGGTGTGTTCGAACTCGCTGGGTTCCAACTTGCCCGACCGCGCTTCAGGATTGCTGAAAAACGAAACACGCCTATTGGGGTCGATGTTGCTGGAGTGTGCGGAGCAAGCGTCACTGCCGGCGGGCGGCGCCCTGGCGGTAGACCGCGAACTGTTCGCGCAGCTGGTCACCGAACGGATGGAGGCTCATCCCAACATCCAGATCGAGCGCGAGGAAATGCGCGAGATCCCGCCCACGCCTACGATCCTCGCCAGCGGACCGTTGACCTCGCCGTCGTTGTCCGCCTCCATCGCAAAACTGAGCGGCGAGGAGCATCTTTTCTTCTTTGATGCAATTGCGCCGGTGATCCACGCCGACTCGATCAACATGCAGGTCGCTTTTCGCGCCTCGCGCTACGACGCCGGCAATCCGGACGAGGGCGATTACATCAACTGCCCATTCACCAAAGACGAATATTACGCGTTTGTCGAAGCGCTCCTTCATGCCGAACGGATCGAACTCCGCGCATTTGAAGACGCCATCAAAACCGGCGTCAAAGCGGGTCACTTCTTCGAGGGTTGCCTTCCGGTCGAGATCATCGCCGAACGCGGACTTGATTCGCTTGCATTTGGCCCGATGCGCCCGGTGGGGTTGCGCGACCCTCGCACAGGGAAGCGCCCGTATGCGGTTGTGCAATTGCGGCAGGACAACCTTGCGGGAAGTTTGTACAACCTCGTAGGCTTTCAAACCAACCTGAAATTCCCGGAGCAGAAGCGCGTTCTTCGCATGATCCCCGGGCTTGAACGCGCCGAATTCATGCGGTACGGGCAGATGCACCGCAACACATTCATCGCTTCGCCAAAATTACTACGCCCCACGTTGCAACACATCCACCGCGACGATCTTTTCTTTGCCGGGCAGATCACAGGCGTGGAAGGCTACATGGGCAATATCGCCACCGGCCTGCTGGCGGGCGAAAACGCGGCTCGCCAATTGTGCGGCGAACGTCTTCTTCAACTTCCACAAACGACCATGCTCGGCGCGCTCTGTCATTACATCACTCATGCTGATCTCAAAGATTTCCAGCCGATGAAGGCAAATTTCGGCATTCTCGCCCCAATGGATTTCCCTCCAAAAACCGGCAAGCGCGAGCGCGGCGGATTGTACGCCGAACGCGCCCTGGCAGAGTTGCAATCACTGGCACACGGAGAAGCGCAAGCGTGAATCAACGCTCGGTGCGCGTTTACTTGATAGCCATAGGATTGCTCCTCGCCGCGACGCTTGCCTGGTACGCCTACTCGTATCTTACCCAGCCTGAGCCTGCTCCAACCGACTTCGATAGCCTGCGCGCTTACGAGGATGTCAAAACGCAAGTTGCATTTGGTCCGCGCGCGCCCGGGTCGGAGGGACATGCCAAAATCCGCGCATGGATTCGCGCGGAGTTGGAATCCGCCGGGTGGGAAGTGGAAGTTCAAGTTTCGGAACGCTTGGGGAACCCAATCTACAATCTGGTGGCGACGCGCGGCGACTCGAACCCGCCGATCATTTTGGGAGCGCATTACGACACGCGCCTCTATGCCGATAGCGACCCGGATGTTGCCAATCATACAATCCCGGCGCTCGGCGCAAACGACGGAGCCTCAGGCGTGGCTGTGTTGCTGGAACTTGCGCGCTCGCTCCCCAATGATGTGACGAATGTTGCGTTGGTGTTCTTTGACGCGGAAGATAACGGGCGCATCGAAGGCTGGGATTGGATTCTCGGCTCGCGTGAATTTGTCGAGAAGATCGCGTATCAGCCTGAGGCAGTGGTGATCGTGGATATGATCGGCGACACCGACTTAAACCTATTCAAGGAACGGAATTCAGACCCCGCGCTGACGGATGAGATTTGGGCAATCGCAGATGGCTTGGGGTACGGCGGTCAATTCATACCCGAATACAAACATTCGATGCTGGACGATCACACCCCCTTCCTTGAGGCTGGCATCCCTGCGGTGGATATCATCGACTTCGATTATCCTTACTGGCACACAGTGGAAGATACGCCAGATAAAGTGTCGGCAGAAAGTCTTGCGGCGGTCGGTCAAACCTTGTGGGTTTGGGTGGTGGGTCAAAACCCGCAAAACTGATACAATGCCAGCGATAAGGTGAATTGAGGATGCCGAAGAAAAAATCGCCCGGTATGCCCGTTCAGAAAATATTGAGAAAAATCCGCCCGGAGTGGATCAAGCACGTAGGGCGCGACCTTGCGCGCGGCATGGATGTGCGCGCCGGGTTCGAACAACAACTGGACCGTTTTTTCGACCTGCTCGAACAATCGGTGACGACAGGCGACCCAGCCTGGATGGATTCGATCCTGCTCGATTGGGCAAAATCTTCCACCGAAACGAATCTCGAAGAAGGACTGTATCACGTATCGTTCATCATCAACCGAATGATCGCGCTGACCATTCAGGTGGCGAACGAAACCCTGACCAAACAACAATCGATCGATCTGCTCGCTGCGATCATCCCCGTGTATACCTATGGCTTGGGCGTGGTGGCGCGTTACGAAATGGAAACGCGCGTGGCGCACATTTCCGATGAAATGCAACGAGTGCAAAAGCAACTCGAACGCATCGACCGCAGTAAATCCGCGTTTATCTCGGTGGCGGCGCATGAATTGAAAACTCCGCTGACGCTGATCGAAGGCTACGCTTCGATGATGGACGACCTGGCGCGTGACGCCAGAGACAGCGGCATGGGGAAGTTGCTTGCCGGCGTAAATATCGGCATCGGGCGTCTACGCGCCATTATCGACGATATGATCGATGTTTCGATGATCGACAACAACCTCCTGCGGCTCAATTTCCAACCAGCCCAGGTTGGGCAGATCGTAGATGTATTGCGGAAGGAGGCTGAGCCGGTCATGCAGTCGCGCCGACTTCAGATCGACGCAACCGAATTCGAAGGAAGCCGCCAGTGGATTTATGTCGATACCCAACGCATCACACAGGCGCTCCGCAACGTGATCAACAACGCGGTGAAATACACGCCGGATAACGGTAAAATAACCATAAGCGGACGCATGTTGCCCGGGTTCATTGAAATCGTTGTCGAGGATACAGGCATCGGCATTTCACAGGAGCACCAATCCATTATCTTCGAGAAGTTTGGGCAGGTCGGAAGCGTCGGGTTGCACTCCAGCGGCAAAACCAAGTTCAAAGGCGGAGGACCCGGCTTGGGGCTTTCCATCACCCGCGGAATCCTGGAAGCGCACGGCGGAGCCATCTGGGTCGAATCGCCTGGGTATGATGAAAAGGCGTATCCGGGTTCCACATTCCATATCCTGATCCCTGCGCGCACAGAATCTGCCGACCCCGAAATGAGCCGCCTGTTCGATACACTTGAAAAGAAGTTTAAACCGAATGTCGAAACGAATACCTCAACCCACAACACCGCCTCGTGAAAAAGCCTTTCTCGTGGGGGTCGATATTTACCAGCAAAAACATCACTTGCCCCTCGAAGATTCGTTGAGCGAATTAGAGTTATTGGCTGATACCGCCGGGCTCGATGTGGCTGGCTCATTGACTCAAAAACTCGATAAGCCGCACGTCAAAACATATATCGGACCAGGCAAAGTGGATGAATTGAAAATGCTTGTCGAGGAGACGGGCTCGCAGGTCATCCTCTTCGACGACGAACTATCCCCGCGCCACCAACGCGAATTGCAAGAGGCAATCGGAAGAAATGTCCGCGTATTGGATCGCACGGCATTGATCCTCGATATTTTTGCCCTGCACGCCCACACCAAAGAAGGCATGTTACAGGTGAAACTGGCGCAATACGAATATTACCTGCCGCGCCTCACCGGGCAGTGGACGCACCTCGAACGACAGGCAGGCGGAGGCGGCGGGCGCGCCGGTTCCACCGGGGGCGTCGGCTTGCGCGGACCCGGTGAAACGCAACTCGAAGTAGATAAACGCGCCATCCGCCGCGAGATCGCGCACCTCAAAAAAGAGCTCGAAAAAGTCAGCGCGCACCGTCAACGTTACCGCGCCCAACGAAAACGATCGCGCATCCCCACGGTAGCCCTCGTGGGTTACACCAACGCCGGCAAATCCACCTTGTTGAACAAGATCGCCAAAGCGGATGTGTACGTGGCGGACCAATTATTCGCCACCCTCGACCCCACCACCCGCCGCGTGGAATTACCCGGCGGCTATCAGTCATTGATGACAGACACGGTCGGTTTCATTCAAAAGCTCCCCACAGCGCTGGTCGAGGCGTTCCATGCAACCCTGGAAGAAATTTCGGAAGCCGATTTGTTGTTGCACGTGGTGGATATTTCGCACCAGAATGCGCTCAATCAATTTAACTCTGTTCAACAAACTCTCGAGGAACTCGGAGCGCGGCATATCCCCGTGATCACCGCCTTGAACAAAGTGGATAAACTTCGCAATCCGGAGTCGGCGCGCGAGGTGACGAGTCGCTTCCCCAAAGCCGTGGCAATTTCAGGTCTGACCGGAAGCGGCGTGAAGGATCTGTTGAGCCTCATCCAGGAAGAACTGTACGAAACATACGCGCCCATCCGCGTGCGCTTGCCGTATCAACAGGGCGGCTTGATCTCGCTATTCCACGAAGCGGGTCAGGTGGAACTGGTTGAACATGGTCGCGGCGGCGTGTTGATGCAGGGGCGTATTCCCGGGCGGCTGGTGGCGCAATTCAGCGGCTGGGAAGCAGGCGAAAATCATCATGAAAACGAAATGGAAGAAGAGGATGTATGAACTGGCTTTCGAAACTGGTCGATAGCGCTTCGAATTATTTTGCCCATCGCAAAGGTCTATTGCCGATGGTTGGAATCCTGCTCGTGATCGTCAACTTCATCCTCCCGTTTATCTTCGGGTTGAACCTGATCACCGGCAGTAACTTGTTTTTGCATCTTGGCGTGATCGTCGCAATTTTTGGTTTTTTGCTTGCGTGGGCGTTGTGAAGCCGCGCGCCTATCGGATGCGTTCTTCATCGACCCATTCGGCGTGATGGACAACCGCCTCCGCGCCCAACAATACAGGCAACAAGGACTGTAGCGTTTTGACATTGCCAGACGTGAACAACTCGACGCTTCCGCCTGCGGAGGCTGGATTCACAAGCCCGCCCGCCTCGAGCAGACGTTTCGTCTGTTTCGCCACAGCGGGCGCCGGGTCGATCACCCGGACCTTTTCCCCCACAATTTGCTCGATCAGCGGAATGACAAAGGGGTAATGCGTGCAACCCAGCACCACCGTGTCGATGTTTTTCTCAAGCATCGGAAGCAGGGCGTCCTCCAGGATCTGTCGCGTTTCTTTTCCGTCGAGATTCCCCTGCTCGATCTGTTGAACCAGCCCCGGGCACGTGTGCTGAAACAAATCCACGCCATTGCCGAACCTCTCCACCACCGATGTATACAACGCGCCCTGAAACGTTGCCGGTGTGGCAAGCACCCCAACTCTGCCGGTCTGCGTGCGCTCTGCGGCAGGTTTGACCGCGGGTTCCATGCCTACGAATTGAATCTCGGGAAATTTTACGCGCAAGTCCTTCAGCGCCGCGGCAGACGCGGTATTGCATGCTACAACAATGATTTTTGCCTGTTGTTGGATCAGAAAATTTGTAATCGCTTCTGAAAATCGTCCGATTTGTTCCATCGGGCGCGGACCGTAGGGGATATGAATCTGGTCGCCAAAATATACGACTGGCTCGCCGGGCATAAATCCGCGAATGGCTCGCAGGATCGACAGCCCTCCAATGCCGGAATCAAATATCCCGATCGGTAAGTTGGGTTTGAAATTCATATGTCAAAGTCTGATTACCTTGCACAATGGTTTTGGGGACGCAGACCGCGCAGCGCGCTGATTTTCGCTGATGTACTGGTGTTACGCGCCGTCCCGAGTAAGGTGATCAATGTCAAAGTATAAACGGTAACCTTGCGCCATCCGGTCGTCGGAACAGGGCAAACGCATTAGAAATTCACGATGCTTAAAACTTGGCGTTTTGTTCGCGATTCCGCTAATCTCAGTCAAACTGCGTGAATTTTTCCGAGAATGATTAGCGCGAATTCGCGAGGAATAGCGGGCAAAAAAACCCACAGGCCGATTACCCTAATCGTCGGACACAACTGAGGTCAGTGTTTGTAGTAATCCGATGGAAAATCGGGAGGCTGTAACCACCCTAACAGCCCGTGTGGATGGGGCGGACGCGGACTCGGCTTCTCGAACCACACCAACAGGAGGCTGACGCCCAACCCGCATACGCCCAGCCATTGCGTGTTGGTGAGGCTTTCGCCCAACAACAAGTGGCTGAACGAAACTGCTACGATCAATTCGGCTAACCCAAGCAAAGCTGTTTGCATTCCGCCAATGTGCTTCACTCCCAGAAAAAGGAACAGGCGGGACGCAAAGGTCACCCCGGTCAATAGCAGTACGGGAATCCAAGGCGCGGTATCTTGCGGCAGGGTGTGGTCGAAAATGACGTAGGCGGGAACTACCACAGCGCTCATTGCGATGAGCGTATACACGGTCACTGTCGGCGCGGGAACATCGTAGAGCACCCGTTGGTTGATGGGGAGATGGAGGGCATACATCGCCGCCGCGACCAGCATGAATATAACGCCGATAATGTCGATACGACCGGCAATTCCCTGGGTGAGGAAATAGGTGGAGATGCCGGCTACTCCAATGCGCATGAATGTCAGTTTGGACGGGGCTTGACGATCCAACTGAAGCCAGAACGCCACAAAAAAGGGATATAACGAATATAGCATTTGGGCAACGCTGGCTGGCAGTCTGCTCAACCCAATGTAATAAAAAATCGAACCAATCCCATTGATTACCCCGGCGAGCGTTGTGATATACAACGCGGCAGGATAGATGTAAAGAAATTTTCGCCTGATGATGGCAAGGATGATAATTAATAACAACGCCGCCAAACTGGTGCGCAACGCCACCACGCCGAGCGGCGAAAATTTATCTGCCCCCATGGCGGCTTTGCCGAACACCGGCGCGAGCCCCAAAAAAAATGCGGAAAACAGCGCCGAGTTAATGCCTGTAATTCGTCCTTTGTGCATGAGGTTCTCGCCCGTGCTGAATGCCTTCCATCCCGCACCGCAGAGTGGAAAGGCGTTCTAGCCGATCAATGCCCGAACTTCCTGCAGGAATTCGTCGTTCAAGAAATCGCCCTTTTGCATGAGGGATTGAATTTGCCCTTGCAGTCTGCTTTTTTCGTTAACGGTCAACTCCTTGGCTGTGGCAACAATAACAGGGATATTCGCGGTTTTTGGATTGCCGCGTAACACATCCAATACCGCGAATCCGTCCATTTCTGGCATCATCAAGTCCAGAATAACAATGTCCGGATGTTCTTTGTTGATTAGATTGATGGCATCGCGCCCATCCACTGCCTCAAAGATTTCAAAATCGCCTTGCGATTGTAAGATGCGGCGTATTAAACGGCGCGCCTCGCCGCTATCGTCTACCACTGCCACACGCGGGAAGCGGCTGGGCGTCACATTATTCAAAGCGGCGAGCAAGCCTTCCTGCGGAGTTTCCGCCTGCGCGAATTGCTCAGACAGGTTGACGTCGCGCGTCCAGTTATCGCCAAATAGAAATTGCTCCGCCGGGAGCGTATGCCCGGTGCAATTGACAACGACAGAATCGGATGGCTTAATCACGCCAGACCGCACAAGTTTGAACAACCCGGCAAATGCCACTCCTGCGGCGGGTTCGGCAGAAATGCCTTCGAGCTTTGCAAGCACATGCATGGCGCGGAACGCATCTTCGTCAGAAACGCTTTCGAAGATGCCGCGGGTTTCGATAACGCGCTCGCGCAACATGGTGTAGGTTCTGCCGGGGTCTCCCGTGGCAAGGGTTTCAATGCGCGTACTGGGCGAGAGCACCGGCTCAGCCTTTGCGAGTCCTTTTCGCCAGCCATCTACCATGGGCGCGCAACCATCGGCTTGGATGGGTACGATGGCTGGAATCCGATCGATCAGCCCAAGTTTTTTGAGTTCGAGAAAACCTTTATAGACTCCCAGCGGACCCATGCCGCCGCTCACTGCCTGAATGTACCAATCGGGCGTTTTCCATTTTGCGTCTTTTGATCCGCCGTTCAGTTGCGTGAATTGTTCAGCGATCTCGAACGCGATGGTTTTCATGGCTTCGACGGCAGTGATCGTGCGGGCGCCCATATCCTGATATAGCCCGCG
This is a stretch of genomic DNA from Candidatus Defluviilinea gracilis. It encodes these proteins:
- a CDS encoding GAF domain-containing protein encodes the protein MPSQSNIEFQLKEAGQLAEETAWSALVEREAGSWHILESHHLPKKNQASLLEFLSKAEVDSWLCGAVSGRQSRSVSLPESSGLETGRLNAFPLVEATRVILVGANQLSSASQRLWRLIAFGMNGNKSTADTSATASVAASLLVPDLDSENPFDMPRALDRALTSFIRLVAVQGAWLAVRRGDSLEIRAQWNAPHLADTDLLIDANPLLRRMNRNLTPMVVNRDDALWAEIPHKGLKSNTKLWACIPIVIGQRVIGSLAVWRTSIFKHDEWNRLIDLVTQSAPVIETIITFAEMASHLRRLAMLNDFALTVSSGRNLDQIARRMFALLARGFGTELIALFLLSSDNRLIHEYRSQDGNMNSSIRNAQEEKYATLLGQQQKARLGDPQLKEVTPVHKGAASGLYFPLRFRGQTIGMLCVEAAKNEAFDFYDESLMAVIASHLASLVDYSRLREEAEGRARNLGLIHEVVQQVIGLTDARQVAEISAELLARYFAYELAAVFIADAQGALTIGGFGGTSQNVVRRAMKSFEYPISGGITGHVFETGESLVSNDVAQDSRYRSLHGWEAGSEMCVAIRDGERVLGIIDVESSSSNAFTHNDFMALESLAGILASVITSADQYQRFQATIGELRSTQGELRERMEAQRKTESRLVQAAKLAAVGEMAAGIAHELNNPLTSVTGFAELALEETPSDSQARKDLDLVVREAHRARDVVRRLLDFSRQSESARAKTSLNEIVEDVVALSRHLLHTSGVRLSLQLDPSLPWIMVDANQIKQVALNLVHNALQAMPDGGKLEIETKISKRHHHKGVTLFVTDTGVGISPDELTRIFEPFFTTRGDRGGTGLGLSVTYGIVTDHGGYIDVESEPGKGAKFTVWLPVGN
- the trmFO gene encoding methylenetetrahydrofolate--tRNA-(uracil(54)-C(5))-methyltransferase (FADH(2)-oxidizing) TrmFO yields the protein MTDLIVVGGGLAGSEAAWRAAQRGLNVRLYEMRPTLQTGAHQTQDLAELVCSNSLGSNLPDRASGLLKNETRLLGSMLLECAEQASLPAGGALAVDRELFAQLVTERMEAHPNIQIEREEMREIPPTPTILASGPLTSPSLSASIAKLSGEEHLFFFDAIAPVIHADSINMQVAFRASRYDAGNPDEGDYINCPFTKDEYYAFVEALLHAERIELRAFEDAIKTGVKAGHFFEGCLPVEIIAERGLDSLAFGPMRPVGLRDPRTGKRPYAVVQLRQDNLAGSLYNLVGFQTNLKFPEQKRVLRMIPGLERAEFMRYGQMHRNTFIASPKLLRPTLQHIHRDDLFFAGQITGVEGYMGNIATGLLAGENAARQLCGERLLQLPQTTMLGALCHYITHADLKDFQPMKANFGILAPMDFPPKTGKRERGGLYAERALAELQSLAHGEAQA
- a CDS encoding M28 family peptidase: MNQRSVRVYLIAIGLLLAATLAWYAYSYLTQPEPAPTDFDSLRAYEDVKTQVAFGPRAPGSEGHAKIRAWIRAELESAGWEVEVQVSERLGNPIYNLVATRGDSNPPIILGAHYDTRLYADSDPDVANHTIPALGANDGASGVAVLLELARSLPNDVTNVALVFFDAEDNGRIEGWDWILGSREFVEKIAYQPEAVVIVDMIGDTDLNLFKERNSDPALTDEIWAIADGLGYGGQFIPEYKHSMLDDHTPFLEAGIPAVDIIDFDYPYWHTVEDTPDKVSAESLAAVGQTLWVWVVGQNPQN
- a CDS encoding HAMP domain-containing histidine kinase, which encodes MPKKKSPGMPVQKILRKIRPEWIKHVGRDLARGMDVRAGFEQQLDRFFDLLEQSVTTGDPAWMDSILLDWAKSSTETNLEEGLYHVSFIINRMIALTIQVANETLTKQQSIDLLAAIIPVYTYGLGVVARYEMETRVAHISDEMQRVQKQLERIDRSKSAFISVAAHELKTPLTLIEGYASMMDDLARDARDSGMGKLLAGVNIGIGRLRAIIDDMIDVSMIDNNLLRLNFQPAQVGQIVDVLRKEAEPVMQSRRLQIDATEFEGSRQWIYVDTQRITQALRNVINNAVKYTPDNGKITISGRMLPGFIEIVVEDTGIGISQEHQSIIFEKFGQVGSVGLHSSGKTKFKGGGPGLGLSITRGILEAHGGAIWVESPGYDEKAYPGSTFHILIPARTESADPEMSRLFDTLEKKFKPNVETNTSTHNTAS
- the hflX gene encoding GTPase HflX, giving the protein MSKRIPQPTTPPREKAFLVGVDIYQQKHHLPLEDSLSELELLADTAGLDVAGSLTQKLDKPHVKTYIGPGKVDELKMLVEETGSQVILFDDELSPRHQRELQEAIGRNVRVLDRTALILDIFALHAHTKEGMLQVKLAQYEYYLPRLTGQWTHLERQAGGGGGRAGSTGGVGLRGPGETQLEVDKRAIRREIAHLKKELEKVSAHRQRYRAQRKRSRIPTVALVGYTNAGKSTLLNKIAKADVYVADQLFATLDPTTRRVELPGGYQSLMTDTVGFIQKLPTALVEAFHATLEEISEADLLLHVVDISHQNALNQFNSVQQTLEELGARHIPVITALNKVDKLRNPESAREVTSRFPKAVAISGLTGSGVKDLLSLIQEELYETYAPIRVRLPYQQGGLISLFHEAGQVELVEHGRGGVLMQGRIPGRLVAQFSGWEAGENHHENEMEEEDV
- the murI gene encoding glutamate racemase; the protein is MNFKPNLPIGIFDSGIGGLSILRAIRGFMPGEPVVYFGDQIHIPYGPRPMEQIGRFSEAITNFLIQQQAKIIVVACNTASAAALKDLRVKFPEIQFVGMEPAVKPAAERTQTGRVGVLATPATFQGALYTSVVERFGNGVDLFQHTCPGLVQQIEQGNLDGKETRQILEDALLPMLEKNIDTVVLGCTHYPFVIPLIEQIVGEKVRVIDPAPAVAKQTKRLLEAGGLVNPASAGGSVELFTSGNVKTLQSLLPVLLGAEAVVHHAEWVDEERIR
- a CDS encoding DMT family transporter yields the protein MHKGRITGINSALFSAFFLGLAPVFGKAAMGADKFSPLGVVALRTSLAALLLIIILAIIRRKFLYIYPAALYITTLAGVINGIGSIFYYIGLSRLPASVAQMLYSLYPFFVAFWLQLDRQAPSKLTFMRIGVAGISTYFLTQGIAGRIDIIGVIFMLVAAAMYALHLPINQRVLYDVPAPTVTVYTLIAMSAVVVPAYVIFDHTLPQDTAPWIPVLLLTGVTFASRLFLFLGVKHIGGMQTALLGLAELIVAVSFSHLLLGESLTNTQWLGVCGLGVSLLLVWFEKPSPRPPHPHGLLGWLQPPDFPSDYYKH
- a CDS encoding pyridoxal-phosphate dependent enzyme; its protein translation is MSFVIRCLDCGHAAPFTPNSMQCPNCNSQWREAEYNLNEVNKTFPSELANRAFDLWRYRELLPIHHPNPTLRLGEGGTPLIQAANLGNMLGLPNLYIKDERQGPTSSFKDRQAAVTIATLKEAGITEMVAASTGNVAIAYSAYAARAGIKLWAFVTSLVPGVKMREIALYGSQVVKITGSYDQAKKIAAEFALQRGLYQDMGARTITAVEAMKTIAFEIAEQFTQLNGGSKDAKWKTPDWYIQAVSGGMGPLGVYKGFLELKKLGLIDRIPAIVPIQADGCAPMVDGWRKGLAKAEPVLSPSTRIETLATGDPGRTYTMLRERVIETRGIFESVSDEDAFRAMHVLAKLEGISAEPAAGVAFAGLFKLVRSGVIKPSDSVVVNCTGHTLPAEQFLFGDNWTRDVNLSEQFAQAETPQEGLLAALNNVTPSRFPRVAVVDDSGEARRLIRRILQSQGDFEIFEAVDGRDAINLINKEHPDIVILDLMMPEMDGFAVLDVLRGNPKTANIPVIVATAKELTVNEKSRLQGQIQSLMQKGDFLNDEFLQEVRALIG